From the bacterium genome, one window contains:
- the secY gene encoding preprotein translocase subunit SecY, translated as MMGSLANIFKIPDLKRRILFTAAVLIAYRIGGHVPVPGINATALVDYFKQNSAGLMGLYDLFAGGAFHRATVFALGIMPYISASIIIQLLGAVVPYFQKLQKEGEQGRKKITQLTRYGTVAISALQAFGVSIFLESLNNSAGASELIVPQPGFAFRFITMLALTAGTVLIMWFGELITERGIGNGISLIIFIGIVARFPNSIFSELQQVIAGNRTILVEIVLWVLFVFTVASTVLLTQGTRKIPVQYAKRVVGRKIYGGQSTHIPLRVNTAGVMPIIFAQSILFIPQTIIQFFPNSDFMVSLNQLFSYQSSFYWLLYGIMIVFFTYFYTAIAFNPVDVADNMKKYGGFIPGVRPGKKTSEYIDHILTRITLPGSIFLAIIAILPAFIAKLTNVGYDFASFFGGTSLLIVVGVALDTLQQVESHLLMRHYDGFLKSGKIRGRRRF; from the coding sequence ATGATGGGCAGCCTGGCCAACATCTTCAAGATTCCGGATCTGAAACGGCGCATCCTCTTCACCGCCGCCGTGCTCATCGCCTATCGTATCGGTGGCCATGTCCCGGTCCCCGGCATCAACGCCACCGCCCTGGTCGACTACTTCAAGCAGAATTCGGCCGGCCTGATGGGGCTCTATGACCTCTTCGCCGGCGGCGCCTTCCACCGCGCCACCGTTTTCGCCCTGGGCATCATGCCCTACATCTCGGCCTCGATCATCATCCAGCTGCTCGGGGCCGTCGTGCCCTATTTCCAGAAGCTGCAGAAAGAGGGCGAACAGGGACGCAAAAAGATCACCCAGCTCACCCGCTACGGGACGGTGGCGATCTCGGCTCTGCAGGCCTTCGGCGTCAGCATCTTCCTCGAGAGCCTGAACAACAGCGCCGGCGCCTCGGAACTGATCGTGCCGCAGCCGGGCTTCGCCTTCCGTTTCATCACCATGCTGGCGCTGACCGCCGGCACGGTGCTGATCATGTGGTTCGGTGAGCTGATCACCGAGCGCGGCATCGGCAACGGCATTTCGCTGATCATCTTCATCGGCATCGTCGCGCGCTTCCCGAATTCGATCTTCTCAGAACTCCAGCAGGTGATCGCCGGCAACCGTACCATCCTGGTCGAGATCGTCCTCTGGGTCCTCTTCGTCTTCACCGTCGCGAGCACGGTCCTGCTTACCCAGGGCACGCGCAAGATCCCGGTGCAGTACGCCAAGCGCGTCGTCGGCCGCAAGATCTACGGCGGACAGAGCACCCACATTCCGCTCCGCGTCAACACCGCGGGCGTCATGCCGATCATCTTCGCCCAGTCGATCCTGTTCATTCCGCAGACGATCATTCAGTTTTTCCCGAACAGTGATTTCATGGTCTCGCTCAACCAGCTCTTCAGCTACCAGTCCTCGTTCTACTGGTTGCTCTACGGCATCATGATCGTCTTCTTCACCTATTTCTACACCGCCATCGCCTTCAATCCGGTCGATGTGGCGGATAATATGAAAAAGTACGGCGGCTTCATCCCGGGCGTGCGGCCGGGGAAGAAGACCTCCGAATATATTGATCATATCCTGACGCGTATCACCCTGCCGGGCTCGATCTTCCTGGCGATCATCGCGATCCTGCCGGCCTTCATCGCCAAGCTGACCAACGTCGGTTACGACTTTGCCAGCTTCTTCGGCGGGACCTCGTTGCTGATCGTCGTCGGTGTCGCCCTCGATACCTTGCAGCAGGTCGAGTCGCATCTGCTGATGCGCCATTACGACGGCTTCCTCAAGAGCGGCAAGATTCGCGGCCGCCGGCGCTTCTAG
- a CDS encoding adenylate kinase produces MRLVFLGAPGSGKGTQAVWLQGRFGIPQISTGDILRKAVTEGTELGKKADSIMKSGALVSDELIIALMRERLGQPDCARGFILDGFPRTIAQGESLDAMLGPARAIQSAIFFEVSEAEIIRRLTSRRTCAQCGRIYNILSDPPPASGACGSCGGAIIQRKDDSEETVLSRLKVYEEKTAPLKEFYYKQKKLYILRAEQPVERVRAELEALLAGLQAV; encoded by the coding sequence ATGAGACTGGTATTCCTGGGGGCGCCGGGATCGGGCAAGGGGACCCAGGCGGTTTGGCTGCAGGGACGGTTCGGGATTCCGCAGATCTCCACCGGCGACATCCTGCGCAAGGCGGTCACCGAGGGGACTGAACTGGGCAAAAAGGCCGATTCGATTATGAAGAGCGGCGCCCTGGTTTCCGATGAGCTGATCATCGCCTTGATGCGCGAGCGCCTTGGCCAGCCGGATTGCGCCCGGGGATTCATCCTCGACGGATTTCCGCGCACGATCGCCCAGGGCGAGAGCCTCGACGCGATGCTCGGGCCGGCGCGGGCGATCCAGAGCGCCATCTTTTTCGAGGTTTCGGAGGCGGAGATCATCCGGCGTCTGACCAGCCGGCGGACCTGCGCCCAGTGCGGGCGCATCTACAACATTCTCAGCGACCCGCCCCCGGCCAGCGGCGCCTGCGGCAGCTGCGGCGGCGCGATCATCCAGCGCAAGGATGATTCGGAGGAGACGGTGCTGAGCCGGCTCAAGGTCTATGAAGAAAAGACCGCACCGTTAAAAGAGTTTTACTATAAGCAAAAAAAGTTGTATATTTTACGCGCAGAGCAGCCGGTGGAGCGGGTGCGCGCCGAGCTGGAAGCCCTTCTGGCCGGACTCCAGGCGGTATGA
- the map gene encoding type I methionyl aminopeptidase encodes MIAIRSEKEIELIRQSGRILAAALSLAESRIAAGVVTGELDEEIAAYIIAKGGRPAFKGYNGYPANTCISIDDQVVHGIPGKRAMREGEIVSVDVGVLLNGYYSDAARTFKVGTVDRTKERLMQITRESLEKGIAAAVDGNRLSDIGHAIQSHVEAAGFSVVRDLVGHGIGQAMHEEPQIPNYGVPDQGPRLKTGMVLAIEPMVNAGSWRVRTLEDQWTVVTADGKPSAHYEHTVAVRKGGAEILTLE; translated from the coding sequence ATGATCGCCATCCGTAGCGAGAAAGAGATCGAGCTGATCCGGCAGAGCGGCCGGATCCTGGCAGCCGCGCTGAGCCTGGCGGAATCCCGGATCGCAGCGGGCGTGGTGACCGGTGAGCTCGATGAGGAGATCGCCGCTTATATCATCGCCAAAGGCGGCCGGCCCGCCTTTAAGGGCTACAACGGTTATCCGGCCAATACCTGCATCTCGATCGACGATCAGGTGGTGCACGGGATACCCGGCAAACGGGCGATGCGGGAGGGCGAGATCGTCAGTGTGGATGTGGGTGTTCTTTTGAATGGATACTATAGCGATGCCGCCCGCACTTTCAAGGTGGGTACGGTGGACCGGACCAAGGAGCGGCTGATGCAGATCACCCGCGAATCCCTGGAAAAGGGAATCGCGGCGGCGGTCGACGGCAACCGCCTCTCCGACATCGGGCATGCGATACAAAGCCATGTGGAGGCCGCCGGGTTTTCGGTGGTCCGCGATCTGGTGGGACACGGCATCGGTCAGGCTATGCACGAGGAACCGCAGATACCCAACTACGGCGTACCCGACCAGGGACCGCGCCTCAAGACGGGGATGGTCCTGGCGATCGAGCCGATGGTCAACGCCGGAAGCTGGCGGGTGCGCACGCTCGAAGATCAATGGACGGTGGTCACCGCCGACGGCAAGCCCTCGGCCCATTACGAGCACACCGTGGCCGTCCGCAAGGGCGGTGCGGAAATACTAACGCTGGAATAG
- the infA gene encoding translation initiation factor IF-1 — MPKEASIKIDGVILETLPNASFRVELENGHKVLAHISGKMRMHFIKILPGDKVTVELSPYDLSRGRITYRFK, encoded by the coding sequence ATGCCAAAAGAAGCTTCGATCAAGATCGATGGCGTCATTCTGGAAACCCTGCCCAATGCATCCTTCCGGGTGGAGTTGGAGAACGGCCACAAGGTGCTGGCTCACATCTCCGGCAAGATGCGGATGCATTTTATCAAGATATTGCCGGGCGACAAAGTTACTGTGGAATTATCGCCCTACGATCTGTCCCGAGGACGGATCACCTATCGCTTCAAATAA
- the rpmJ gene encoding 50S ribosomal protein L36 translates to MKVRSSVKKICDSCKIIRRKGTIRVICKKNPRHKQRQG, encoded by the coding sequence ATGAAAGTCAGATCATCGGTAAAAAAAATCTGCGATAGCTGCAAAATCATACGCCGCAAGGGTACGATTCGTGTTATCTGCAAAAAGAATCCCCGGCATAAACAGCGCCAGGGATAA
- the rpsM gene encoding 30S ribosomal protein S13, producing the protein MARISGIDLPRDKRIEVALTYIFGIGITTSREILEKTRINPDTRVRDMQPDEVAKIRDLIANDYKVEGALRSETQMNIKRLIDIGCYRGMRHRRNLPVRGQRTHTNARTRRSRRGGVGIRKKK; encoded by the coding sequence TTGGCTCGTATTTCAGGCATAGATCTACCGCGCGATAAACGCATCGAAGTGGCGCTTACCTACATCTTCGGCATCGGCATTACCACTTCGCGTGAGATCCTCGAAAAGACCCGGATCAATCCGGACACGCGCGTGCGGGACATGCAGCCCGATGAAGTGGCCAAGATCCGCGACCTGATCGCGAACGACTACAAAGTGGAAGGCGCCCTGCGCAGCGAGACGCAGATGAACATCAAGCGCCTCATTGATATCGGTTGTTACCGGGGAATGCGTCATCGCCGCAACTTGCCGGTCAGAGGACAGCGGACCCACACCAACGCCCGCACCCGCCGCTCGCGCCGCGGTGGCGTCGGTATTCGCAAGAAGAAATAA
- the rpsK gene encoding 30S ribosomal protein S11, translated as MANPKKKTTKKREKVEANGVAHIRVTFNNTNITLTDMYGNVISWATAGRAGFKGSRKSTPYAAQMAAESAAKEAIDLGLRRVDVLVKGPGSGREAAVRSLQAAGLEISSIKDTSPIPHNGCRPPKRRRV; from the coding sequence TTGGCTAACCCCAAAAAGAAGACCACCAAGAAACGCGAAAAGGTGGAGGCGAACGGCGTCGCCCATATCCGGGTGACGTTCAACAATACCAACATCACCCTGACGGACATGTACGGGAATGTGATCTCGTGGGCAACCGCCGGCCGCGCCGGCTTCAAGGGCTCGCGCAAGAGCACGCCCTACGCCGCCCAGATGGCCGCCGAATCGGCCGCCAAGGAGGCCATCGATCTCGGCCTGCGCCGTGTCGACGTCCTGGTCAAGGGCCCCGGTTCAGGACGCGAAGCCGCCGTGCGCTCGCTTCAGGCCGCAGGCCTTGAAATCAGCTCGATCAAGGATACCTCGCCCATCCCGCATAACGGCTGCCGCCCGCCCAAACGCCGGCGCGTCTGA
- the rpsD gene encoding 30S ribosomal protein S4, whose protein sequence is MARDTGADCKLCRREGMKLFLKGTKCTSDKCTFDKKGYAPGQHGRTRRFKQSEYSVQLREKQKVKRIYGLLERQFHTYFERAERLKGITGENLLRLLETRLDNVVYRLGLAPSRTTARQLVRHRHVLVNGELVDIPSYQLKAGDEIRIREKSRQLEVIHSAMKRVRDGKMVSWLSLDKALMQGTILEQPARDAIPVDVNEKLIVELYSK, encoded by the coding sequence ATGGCAAGAGACACAGGAGCGGATTGCAAACTTTGCCGCCGCGAAGGCATGAAGCTCTTTCTGAAGGGCACCAAATGCACCAGCGATAAGTGCACCTTTGATAAAAAGGGCTACGCCCCGGGCCAGCACGGCCGCACCCGCCGTTTCAAGCAGTCCGAATATTCGGTGCAGCTGCGCGAGAAGCAGAAGGTGAAACGGATCTACGGCCTGCTGGAGCGCCAGTTCCACACCTATTTCGAACGCGCCGAACGCCTCAAGGGCATCACCGGCGAGAACCTGCTGCGCCTGCTCGAAACCCGCCTCGATAACGTGGTCTACCGTCTCGGTCTGGCCCCCTCGCGCACGACGGCGCGCCAGCTGGTGCGCCATCGCCATGTCCTGGTCAACGGCGAGCTGGTCGATATCCCCTCCTACCAGCTCAAGGCCGGCGACGAGATCCGCATCCGCGAGAAGAGCCGCCAGCTCGAGGTCATCCACAGCGCCATGAAGCGCGTGCGCGACGGCAAGATGGTCTCCTGGCTCTCCCTCGACAAAGCTCTGATGCAGGGCACCATCCTCGAGCAGCCGGCGCGCGACGCTATCCCCGTGGATGTGAACGAGAAACTAATCGTTGAGCTCTATTCCAAGTAA
- a CDS encoding DNA-directed RNA polymerase subunit alpha → MALPSFQMPESIELDESTYTNTYGKFIVQPLERGFGVTIGNAFRRVLLSSIPGAAITTFRIDGVLHEFSTIPGVKEDVATIVLNLKQVRLKLIDKKPDKITLHLKGPRLFTARDIQEQSTDFEILNPEWHIATLNDEADFTIELRIGRGRGYVPAEENRQADLPLGTIPIDAVFTPIVRVTYTVENTRVGQRIDYERLILEISTDGSITPDDALSFAGKILRDHIQLFINFDIDTEEEESQEVDEEAIRIRKLLKMSVDELELSVRSHNCLMAANIKTIGDLVRRDEPEMLKFRNFGRKSLSELTKILEEKGITFGMDVDKYLKKGDD, encoded by the coding sequence ATGGCTTTACCAAGTTTTCAGATGCCCGAAAGCATCGAACTGGACGAGTCAACCTATACCAATACCTACGGCAAGTTCATCGTTCAGCCCCTGGAGCGCGGCTTCGGCGTGACCATCGGCAACGCCTTCCGCAGGGTCCTGCTCTCCTCCATCCCCGGCGCCGCCATCACCACCTTTCGCATCGACGGCGTCCTGCATGAGTTCAGTACCATCCCCGGGGTGAAGGAGGATGTCGCCACCATCGTGCTCAACCTCAAGCAGGTCCGGCTGAAACTGATCGACAAAAAGCCCGACAAGATCACCCTGCACCTCAAGGGTCCGCGCCTCTTCACCGCCCGCGATATCCAGGAGCAGTCGACCGATTTCGAGATCCTCAATCCCGAATGGCATATCGCCACCCTCAACGATGAGGCCGATTTCACGATCGAGCTGCGCATCGGCCGCGGCCGCGGCTACGTCCCGGCTGAGGAGAACCGTCAGGCCGATCTGCCGCTGGGCACCATCCCGATCGATGCGGTTTTCACCCCGATCGTGCGCGTCACCTATACCGTCGAGAACACCCGTGTCGGCCAGCGCATCGATTACGAACGGCTGATCCTCGAGATCTCAACCGACGGCAGCATCACCCCCGATGATGCCCTCAGTTTCGCCGGCAAGATCCTGCGCGACCATATCCAGCTCTTCATCAATTTCGATATCGATACCGAGGAGGAAGAGTCGCAGGAGGTGGATGAGGAGGCGATCCGCATCCGCAAGCTGCTCAAGATGAGCGTCGATGAACTCGAGCTTTCGGTGCGCTCGCACAATTGCCTAATGGCCGCCAACATCAAGACCATCGGCGACCTGGTGCGCCGCGATGAGCCGGAGATGCTCAAGTTCCGCAATTTCGGCCGCAAATCCCTCTCCGAACTGACCAAGATCCTCGAGGAGAAGGGCATCACCTTCGGGATGGATGTGGACAAATATCTTAAAAAAGGCGACGATTAA
- the rplQ gene encoding 50S ribosomal protein L17, translating to MRHGKSGRTLGKTHSHRKAMMGNMAASILSHKSIITTTPKAKEARGVVERLITFAKKNDLAARRMVMRTIKDKELVRELFDEIGPKFADRNGGYTRVIKLGNRQGDGASMAIFELVGYEGTKAAKIEKQRQKRQEKVAKKKKEMEEAAAQAQKQQPQEEEETPKK from the coding sequence ATGAGACACGGCAAATCTGGAAGAACATTAGGCAAAACCCACAGCCATCGCAAGGCGATGATGGGCAATATGGCGGCCTCGATCCTGAGCCACAAGAGCATCATTACCACCACGCCCAAGGCCAAGGAGGCGCGCGGGGTGGTCGAACGGCTGATCACCTTCGCCAAGAAGAATGACCTCGCCGCCCGGCGCATGGTCATGCGCACCATCAAGGACAAGGAGCTGGTCCGTGAGCTCTTTGACGAGATCGGTCCCAAGTTCGCCGACCGCAACGGCGGCTATACCCGGGTGATCAAACTCGGCAACCGCCAGGGTGATGGCGCCTCGATGGCTATTTTTGAGCTGGTCGGCTACGAAGGCACCAAGGCCGCCAAGATCGAGAAGCAGCGGCAGAAACGCCAGGAGAAGGTGGCCAAGAAGAAGAAAGAGATGGAAGAGGCCGCCGCCCAGGCGCAGAAACAGCAGCCGCAGGAAGAGGAAGAGACCCCCAAGAAGTAA
- the rpiB gene encoding ribose 5-phosphate isomerase B, which produces MPLAIGSDHAGYALKQHLRRWLEENAIDYTDFGCYAETPSVDYADFSFRTATAVSSGLCERGVVICGTGIGAMITANKVSGVRAALCTTDYMAEMARRHNDANLIAFGGRTTEPDQAVRMLRLFLDTPFDGGRHLGRIQKIHRLTGR; this is translated from the coding sequence ATGCCCCTCGCCATCGGATCCGATCATGCCGGCTACGCCCTCAAGCAGCACCTGCGCCGCTGGCTTGAAGAGAACGCTATCGACTATACCGATTTCGGCTGTTATGCCGAGACCCCCTCGGTTGATTACGCCGATTTCAGCTTCCGCACCGCCACCGCGGTCAGCAGCGGCCTGTGCGAGCGCGGCGTGGTCATCTGCGGCACCGGCATCGGCGCCATGATCACCGCCAACAAGGTGAGCGGCGTCCGCGCCGCCCTCTGCACGACCGACTATATGGCCGAGATGGCGCGCCGTCACAATGACGCCAACCTGATCGCTTTCGGGGGGCGTACCACCGAGCCCGACCAGGCCGTCCGGATGCTGCGCCTGTTTCTCGATACCCCGTTTGACGGCGGCCGCCACCTCGGCCGCATCCAGAAAATCCATCGACTCACCGGCCGATGA
- the glyA gene encoding serine hydroxymethyltransferase, whose protein sequence is MSYVQSQDPAVFAAIQKEIHRQNDKLELIASENFVSLAVLEALGQPMNNKYAEGYPGKRYYGGCEFVDEAENLARDRARQLFGADHANVQPHSGSQANIAAYFSLIKFGDTVLGMDLAHGGHLTHGSPVNFSGRFFRMVHYGVGRDGYIDMNQVESLAKQERPALIIAGASAYARAIDYAAFRRIADSVGAKLVADMAHPAGLIAAGLIPSPIPHCHITTTTTHKTLRGPRGGLILVGKDGENDLGIATPKGQLKKWSEIVDSQIFPGFQGGPLMHVIAAKAVAFGEALQPGFRVYQEQVLKNARVLAAALIEKGHLIVSGGTDTHLMLVDLSPRGLTGKEVEKVLDEAGITVNKNMIPFDQQSPFQTSGIRIGTPALTTRGMKEAEMREIAGLIDRVIAHLHDDKVLAEVREGVKTLTGRFPLYPELIV, encoded by the coding sequence ATGTCGTATGTCCAATCGCAGGATCCAGCCGTTTTCGCGGCGATCCAGAAGGAGATCCACCGCCAAAACGACAAACTGGAGCTGATCGCCTCGGAGAATTTCGTCAGTCTGGCCGTGCTCGAGGCCCTGGGCCAACCCATGAACAACAAGTATGCCGAAGGCTACCCGGGCAAACGCTATTACGGCGGCTGTGAGTTCGTCGATGAGGCCGAGAACCTGGCGCGCGACCGCGCCCGGCAGCTCTTCGGCGCCGACCATGCGAACGTCCAGCCCCACTCCGGCTCGCAGGCCAACATCGCCGCCTATTTCAGCCTGATTAAATTCGGCGATACCGTGCTCGGCATGGACCTCGCCCATGGCGGTCACCTCACCCATGGCAGCCCGGTCAATTTTTCCGGCCGCTTTTTCCGCATGGTGCACTACGGCGTCGGCCGCGACGGCTATATCGATATGAACCAGGTCGAGAGCCTGGCTAAGCAAGAGCGGCCGGCCTTGATCATCGCTGGGGCGAGCGCCTACGCCCGCGCCATCGATTACGCCGCTTTCCGCCGTATCGCCGACAGCGTCGGCGCCAAGCTGGTCGCCGATATGGCGCATCCTGCCGGCCTTATCGCCGCCGGCCTGATCCCGAGCCCGATCCCGCACTGCCATATCACTACCACGACCACCCACAAAACCCTGCGCGGTCCGCGCGGCGGCCTGATCCTGGTCGGCAAGGACGGAGAGAACGACCTCGGCATCGCCACCCCAAAGGGACAACTGAAGAAATGGTCGGAGATCGTCGACAGCCAGATCTTTCCGGGTTTCCAGGGCGGCCCGCTGATGCACGTCATTGCCGCCAAGGCGGTGGCCTTCGGTGAAGCCCTGCAGCCCGGCTTCAGGGTTTACCAGGAACAGGTCCTGAAGAATGCCCGGGTCCTCGCCGCGGCCCTCATCGAGAAGGGCCATTTGATCGTCTCCGGCGGCACGGATACCCACCTGATGCTGGTCGATCTCAGTCCGCGCGGCCTCACCGGCAAGGAGGTCGAGAAAGTGCTCGATGAAGCCGGCATTACCGTCAACAAGAACATGATCCCCTTCGATCAGCAGAGCCCCTTTCAGACCAGCGGCATCCGCATCGGCACCCCGGCCCTGACCACGCGCGGGATGAAGGAGGCGGAGATGCGCGAAATCGCCGGCCTCATCGACCGGGTCATCGCCCATCTCCACGACGACAAGGTGCTCGCCGAGGTCCGCGAGGGGGTGAAGACCCTCACCGGCCGCTTCCCCCTCTATCCGGAGCTGATAGTGTGA
- the nrdR gene encoding transcriptional regulator NrdR, whose protein sequence is MRCPFCSYHDSKVIDSRTRDGGRTIRRRRECLKCQRRFTTREQLDEIPLWVIKQDNRREEFDRQKLVRSLQVACIKRPISMATIEQITSKIEYDLRDRGVEEVESTEIGEAVMMALKDLDEIAYVRFASVYRNFQVKEEFIQQLDQLK, encoded by the coding sequence ATGAGATGCCCCTTCTGCAGCTATCACGATAGCAAGGTGATCGACTCGCGCACGCGCGACGGCGGCCGTACGATCCGCCGCAGGCGGGAGTGTCTCAAGTGTCAGCGCCGTTTCACTACCCGCGAGCAGCTCGACGAAATTCCGCTCTGGGTGATCAAGCAGGACAACCGGCGCGAGGAGTTTGACCGGCAGAAACTGGTCCGCAGCCTGCAGGTAGCTTGCATCAAACGTCCGATATCGATGGCGACCATCGAGCAGATCACCTCCAAGATCGAGTATGACCTGCGCGATCGCGGAGTCGAGGAGGTGGAATCCACCGAGATTGGCGAGGCTGTGATGATGGCCCTCAAGGATCTGGACGAGATCGCTTACGTCCGTTTCGCATCGGTTTACCGGAATTTTCAGGTCAAGGAGGAATTCATCCAGCAGCTGGATCAGCTCAAGTAA